A genomic window from Rhizobium sp. 007 includes:
- a CDS encoding cisplatin damage response ATP-dependent DNA ligase encodes MKPFADLLDRLVLTPSRNGKLKLLTDYFRDTPDPDRGYGLAAIAGTLEVRNVKPAMLRDLTLERMDEVLFRYSYDYVGDLAETISLVWDNEKDIERSAFVQPRLGEVITRMNSLGRTEVRSFVRDTLDRLDPSGRFAFIKLATGAMRIGVSARLAKQALSDLGGKDVIEIETLWHGLEPPYESLFEWLEGRGGKPVLATPAIFHSVMLAHPVEDNDLTSLDPADYAAEWKWDGIRVQLSRSGETRKIYSRSGDDISNAFPDILESISFNGVLDGELLVGGTARSNSPTRTFSDLQQRLNRKTVTAKMLDEYPAFIRAYDLLFDGEEDVRGHSFIDRRDRLSEIIEQAPHDRFDLSPLVAFSTWEELDELRTSPPDPVIEGVMIKRRDSIYQAGRMKGPWFKWKRNPYNVDAVLMYAQRGHGKRSSYYSDFTFGVWAETPDGEQLVPVGKAYFGFTDQELELLDKFVRNNTIERFGPVRAVRADREFGFVVEVAFEGINRSTRHKSGVAMRFPRISRLRPDKPSYEADRLETLVAMIDESRGIGPPARQ; translated from the coding sequence ATGAAACCCTTCGCCGATCTCCTCGACCGTCTCGTCCTGACGCCCAGCCGCAACGGCAAGCTGAAGCTCCTGACCGACTATTTCCGCGACACACCCGACCCGGACCGCGGCTATGGCCTTGCGGCGATCGCCGGCACGCTCGAAGTGCGCAACGTCAAGCCTGCCATGCTCCGCGATCTGACGCTTGAGCGGATGGACGAGGTGCTGTTCCGCTACTCCTACGACTATGTCGGCGACCTCGCCGAAACGATCTCGCTCGTCTGGGACAACGAAAAGGACATCGAGCGCTCCGCCTTCGTCCAGCCACGCCTCGGCGAGGTCATCACCCGTATGAATTCGCTCGGCCGCACCGAGGTTCGCAGTTTCGTGCGCGATACGCTGGACCGGCTGGATCCGTCTGGCCGCTTCGCCTTCATCAAGCTTGCCACCGGCGCCATGCGCATCGGCGTCTCGGCACGGCTTGCCAAGCAGGCGCTGTCCGATCTCGGTGGAAAGGACGTGATCGAGATCGAGACGCTATGGCACGGTCTGGAGCCGCCCTATGAATCACTTTTCGAATGGCTGGAGGGCAGGGGCGGCAAGCCAGTGCTCGCGACGCCCGCGATCTTCCATTCCGTCATGCTCGCCCATCCGGTGGAAGACAACGATCTCACCAGCCTCGACCCGGCGGATTATGCGGCGGAATGGAAGTGGGACGGTATCCGGGTCCAGCTTTCCCGCTCCGGCGAAACGCGCAAGATCTATTCACGCTCCGGCGACGACATCTCCAATGCCTTCCCGGATATTCTGGAGTCCATCAGCTTCAACGGCGTGCTCGACGGCGAACTGCTCGTCGGCGGAACCGCACGCTCGAACAGCCCGACGAGAACCTTTTCCGACCTTCAGCAGCGATTGAACCGCAAGACGGTGACGGCGAAGATGCTCGACGAATACCCGGCCTTCATCCGTGCCTACGACCTGCTGTTCGACGGCGAAGAGGATGTGCGCGGCCATAGCTTCATCGACCGCCGCGACCGGCTCTCGGAGATTATCGAGCAGGCGCCGCACGATCGGTTCGACCTCTCGCCGCTCGTCGCCTTTTCGACATGGGAGGAATTGGACGAGCTGCGGACTTCGCCGCCCGACCCGGTGATCGAGGGCGTGATGATCAAACGTCGGGACAGCATCTATCAGGCGGGCCGCATGAAGGGCCCGTGGTTCAAGTGGAAGCGCAATCCTTACAACGTCGACGCCGTCTTGATGTATGCCCAGCGTGGCCATGGCAAGCGCTCGAGCTACTATTCCGATTTCACCTTTGGTGTCTGGGCCGAGACGCCGGACGGCGAACAGCTGGTGCCCGTCGGCAAGGCCTATTTCGGTTTCACCGATCAGGAATTGGAGCTGCTCGATAAATTCGTCCGCAACAACACCATCGAGCGTTTCGGTCCGGTTCGTGCCGTGCGCGCAGATCGGGAGTTCGGCTTCGTCGTCGAGGTCGCCTTCGAAGGCATCAACCGCTCGACGCGGCACAAGTCCGGTGTGGCGATGCGCTTTCCGCGCATCTCCCGGCTACGGCCGGACAAGCCTTCCTATGAGGCAGACCGCCTCGAAACGCTGGTCGCGATGATCGACGAAAGCCGTGGAATAGGCCCGCCTGCGCGACAATGA
- a CDS encoding alpha/beta fold hydrolase, which translates to MSFDDDRNAFFRKRRAVLAGIAGALMLPRAASAFNVPDQPRLITHDYAKVRRRFRTKLLQKGPAPDKYEALATPPDGEQIFYRSGAGGELELAAWVSKYKRGHHAKPGVLFLHGGNAMGAGQWQLLKPYAEAGFVVLMPSVRGENGQMGNFSGFYDEVDDVLAAADRLAHLPGVDPSRLFVAGHSIGGTLTMLAAMSTHRFRAAAPISGNPDAFRFFNRYPQDMRFDDGNKHEFEVRSALCYAQSFKCPVHVVHGTEEDQFNDRAGLLAARARAAGIRIETDRVAGNHTSALPAEIEQSIRFFRGVAA; encoded by the coding sequence ATGTCCTTTGACGACGATCGAAATGCCTTTTTCCGCAAACGCCGCGCTGTCCTCGCCGGTATCGCGGGTGCCCTCATGCTCCCCCGCGCCGCCTCCGCCTTTAATGTTCCGGATCAGCCGCGCCTGATCACCCACGACTATGCCAAGGTTCGCCGCCGCTTCCGCACGAAGCTGCTGCAGAAGGGGCCCGCGCCGGACAAATACGAGGCATTGGCCACGCCGCCGGATGGCGAGCAGATATTCTACCGCTCGGGCGCTGGCGGCGAGCTCGAACTGGCGGCCTGGGTCAGCAAATACAAGCGCGGGCACCACGCAAAGCCCGGCGTGCTTTTCCTTCATGGCGGCAATGCCATGGGTGCTGGCCAGTGGCAGCTCCTGAAACCCTATGCCGAGGCGGGTTTCGTGGTGCTGATGCCGTCTGTCCGCGGTGAAAATGGCCAGATGGGCAATTTTTCCGGCTTCTACGACGAGGTGGACGACGTTCTTGCCGCCGCCGACCGGCTGGCGCATCTGCCGGGTGTGGACCCAAGCCGGCTTTTTGTGGCGGGCCACAGCATCGGCGGCACGCTGACTATGCTTGCCGCCATGAGCACGCACCGTTTCCGCGCCGCCGCCCCGATTTCCGGCAATCCGGACGCCTTCCGCTTCTTCAATCGCTACCCGCAGGACATGCGCTTCGACGACGGCAACAAGCACGAATTCGAGGTCCGCTCGGCGCTCTGCTACGCGCAAAGCTTCAAGTGCCCCGTCCACGTCGTTCACGGCACGGAAGAGGATCAATTCAACGACCGTGCCGGCCTGCTCGCTGCCCGCGCCCGTGCGGCCGGTATCCGCATCGAGACCGATAGGGTGGCCGGCAACCACACCTCCGCGCTGCCGGCCGAGATCGAGCAAAGCATCCGTTTTTTCCGTGGGGTGGCCGCTTGA
- a CDS encoding L,D-transpeptidase: MDFSRRVFPFAGLAVAVLGLSGCNVLVPDTGATDPARFVQETSPVFYEPPGVDPRKVRAIPDPPVPQVRDLYSTQFNQTYGLPVTNPVNAALYGELRDGDFLLPAIPVSRVSPEYLRQEVDYPTQEKPGTVIVDTRARHLYLVEPNGKAIRYGVGIGREGFAWSGRGVIQWKQKWPRWTPPAEMVSRQPDIRPFSAENGGMNPGLGNPLGARAMYIFNDGQDTLYRVHGTPDWQSIGKATSSGCVRMLNQDVVDLYDRVPAKAEIVVM; encoded by the coding sequence ATGGATTTTTCGCGCCGGGTGTTTCCCTTTGCCGGCCTTGCCGTGGCGGTCCTTGGCCTCAGCGGCTGCAACGTTCTTGTTCCTGATACGGGCGCGACCGACCCGGCCCGCTTCGTGCAGGAGACTTCGCCGGTCTTCTATGAGCCGCCGGGCGTTGATCCGCGCAAGGTAAGGGCGATCCCCGATCCGCCGGTGCCGCAGGTGCGCGATCTCTACTCGACGCAATTCAACCAGACCTACGGCCTGCCGGTCACCAATCCGGTGAACGCCGCCTTGTACGGCGAGCTTCGCGATGGCGATTTCCTTTTGCCGGCCATTCCGGTCAGCCGCGTCAGCCCCGAGTATCTCCGTCAGGAAGTCGACTACCCGACGCAGGAGAAGCCGGGCACTGTCATCGTCGATACGCGCGCCCGCCATCTCTATCTCGTCGAGCCGAACGGTAAGGCGATCCGCTACGGCGTCGGCATCGGCCGCGAAGGCTTCGCCTGGTCGGGCCGCGGCGTCATCCAGTGGAAGCAGAAATGGCCGCGCTGGACGCCGCCTGCCGAAATGGTCTCGCGCCAGCCGGATATCCGCCCCTTCTCGGCCGAAAACGGCGGCATGAATCCTGGCCTCGGAAATCCGCTCGGCGCCCGCGCCATGTACATCTTCAACGACGGCCAGGATACGCTCTATCGCGTGCACGGCACACCGGATTGGCAATCGATCGGCAAGGCGACGTCGTCGGGCTGCGTGCGCATGCTCAACCAGGACGTCGTCGACCTTTACGACCGCGTTCCGGCCAAGGCCGAGATCGTTGTGATGTAG
- a CDS encoding L,D-transpeptidase, translating to MSLEKSLSRRNFLSFSALTAASALAGCASTSAPSVQPVGFRFPRPFETTPAPTDAELEVIYGPIEDGGFLIPAVPYQQIDPRYYRQQVIDPTGERPGTIVVDTPSRFLYLVQPGGTAMRYGVGIGREGFAWSGNGVIQWKQKWPRWKPPNEMVARQPELAKYSIERGGMEPGLLNPLGARALYIFSNGEDTLYRLHGNPEWRSIGKAVSSGCVRLLNQDIIDLYDRVPNKTPIVVWQ from the coding sequence ATGAGTCTCGAAAAATCTCTCTCCCGCCGCAACTTTCTCTCCTTTTCGGCTTTGACGGCGGCCTCCGCGCTCGCTGGCTGCGCTTCCACGTCGGCACCGAGCGTCCAGCCCGTCGGTTTCCGTTTCCCACGCCCTTTCGAGACGACGCCCGCTCCCACGGATGCCGAGCTTGAGGTGATATACGGTCCCATCGAGGACGGCGGCTTCCTGATCCCCGCCGTCCCCTACCAGCAGATCGATCCGCGCTACTATCGCCAGCAGGTCATCGACCCGACAGGCGAGCGTCCAGGCACGATCGTCGTCGATACGCCGTCGCGCTTCCTTTATCTCGTCCAGCCGGGCGGGACAGCGATGCGCTACGGCGTCGGCATCGGACGCGAAGGCTTTGCCTGGTCTGGCAACGGCGTCATCCAATGGAAGCAGAAGTGGCCGCGCTGGAAGCCGCCGAATGAGATGGTTGCCCGCCAGCCGGAACTCGCAAAGTATTCGATCGAACGCGGCGGCATGGAGCCTGGCCTGCTGAACCCGCTCGGCGCGCGCGCGCTCTATATCTTCTCGAATGGCGAGGATACGCTCTACCGCCTGCACGGCAATCCGGAATGGCGGTCGATCGGCAAGGCCGTTTCGTCCGGCTGCGTCCGCCTGCTGAACCAGGATATCATCGATCTCTACGACCGCGTGCCGAACAAGACGCCGATCGTCGTCTGGCAGTGA
- a CDS encoding cell wall hydrolase encodes MRARYALGKTISGILFAGLAATGCTTAAKAPPPTARPSSTAKPASAKVTYNYTARDRDCLKRAMYFESEHSDRDGYMAVGTVVMNRLTSPAYPDTICEVVAQEKQFAPGVMTRVVDPKAGPELDSAVDGILRGERHPGVQNAMFFHTDGLKFPYRNMHYVVEAGGNVFYEKRGRDGALQTPAPLPAYDVAMNYVSDPRLSGPVQFAGVQPFATSTQIDVLLPEKGPIPRAMPDVASIPDATTTSAIPAAPPASTTPGTVMPPEGSPIALPTPRPAYNSAGLAAGHLPAGG; translated from the coding sequence TTGAGGGCGCGATACGCATTGGGCAAAACCATCTCCGGGATTCTCTTCGCCGGACTGGCTGCAACAGGGTGCACGACGGCCGCCAAGGCGCCACCGCCGACTGCACGTCCTTCTTCCACCGCGAAACCAGCATCAGCCAAAGTGACTTATAATTACACGGCACGGGACCGCGATTGTCTGAAGCGCGCCATGTATTTCGAATCCGAACACTCGGATCGCGATGGCTATATGGCGGTCGGAACCGTGGTAATGAACCGGCTCACATCGCCCGCCTATCCCGACACGATTTGCGAGGTCGTAGCGCAGGAAAAGCAGTTCGCGCCCGGCGTCATGACCAGGGTCGTCGACCCGAAGGCCGGACCGGAACTTGATTCCGCCGTGGACGGAATCTTGCGCGGGGAACGGCATCCCGGCGTGCAGAACGCCATGTTTTTCCACACCGACGGCCTGAAATTCCCCTATCGCAACATGCATTATGTCGTCGAGGCCGGCGGCAACGTCTTTTATGAAAAGCGCGGCAGGGACGGAGCCTTGCAAACGCCGGCACCTCTGCCGGCCTATGACGTCGCAATGAACTACGTTTCCGACCCGCGGCTATCGGGTCCGGTTCAGTTCGCAGGCGTGCAGCCGTTCGCGACTTCCACACAAATCGACGTGTTGCTCCCGGAGAAGGGGCCAATCCCGAGGGCCATGCCCGATGTGGCATCGATACCGGATGCCACCACGACCTCCGCCATTCCGGCCGCTCCCCCGGCATCGACGACTCCAGGCACGGTCATGCCGCCGGAAGGATCGCCAATCGCACTGCCGACGCCCCGCCCCGCCTACAACAGCGCAGGACTCGCTGCCGGCCATCTGCCGGCGGGCGGCTGA